Part of the Parambassis ranga chromosome 16, fParRan2.1, whole genome shotgun sequence genome, TGCTCTTCCcctcttctctgtctttctctccctctccctctccctctctctgctttgaTGTTTCCCCTTTCACTATTAACAAACTCTGGCCATGTTCCTCTCCTgctcaaacacaacagcaggtgCAGATTGGATGCCCACATAAATAACCTCCTCACACAATGACACCAGGGGATCGATCCAGATTTTGATGGGTGCTGCTCCTCatacaaaaagagagagagagagagagtgtgtgtgtgtgtgtgtgtgtgcattaaagATGGGGTGAGCAGAAAATGAATGGGGATGAGCAAGATGGGCCAGAAGGAAAGAGGTGGAAAAAGGGGGTAACACAAGTGAAAGGGGAGGGGTATAAAATGGTTCAATTACAAGGCGAACACTATTTCTCTCTTCTTAACAAGAGATTTCATGGTATGGGCCAATGTTTGGCAGAAACAGCTGAGTGCCACTAATGCTAAAGCATTACACTCCACCAGATCAGCTGGGCCCTTTTTGAGATGGAGTCAGTTGTTATTGAACTTCATTGTCCAGACTGGTTTCTTTTTCAGCTGGGATCAATGATGCTTCAACATGGACGTGATGTAAAAGGCCATGTTGCAACCTGCCACCCGGTCTGAGTAACACAGTCACTGAAGAGTGCACCCTTTAAAGGTTTGTTCATGCACCCTTATGAAGGAGAACCTTCTCCCAATCTATGGTCATTTACTGTTTAGTTGCTGCACCTTTTTGGCATGTCAGTTATATGAACTGTGTTTTTCAATTGGCTGCCCAACCCATTCCAAACATTTTCCCCATCATGAGCCACctataattaaaacaataatGTTAACCTATTGTCATTTAAAATAATCTAGCAGCACACCTAAAGCTAATATAACACATATATTATTTTTGTTGCACAGCCTGGGCCAAACAGTAAACAAGCCAAAAATTACCAAGAAAATGACAGTATGTGGTCACATATTTAAGATGATTAAAAAATTATTGCAGAGTGGAACTGTGCCAAGACCATGGCTGAGAAACTTGATGCAGTTTTCTTCCCACCATGGAATGTGAATTACATGACTGACCTGCATACCAGCAGGTACGAATGACAAAAGTTAGCATTTGGATGTTGGAAAGTATGGtaccctgtgaccctgcagtgaaggacaaagcgggttcggatgatggatggatggatggatggaaactaTTGTAGAGGATCTAATCCTGTACACAGGACACCTGAATCATTTTCAGTAGCAACATCTAAGCAACACAACTATTTGTCGTACTGCACTCTTTCATGACCATGAAAGCTCTATTTTAGAGGTTCCCAAGAAGTCCTGTCCTAAAACAATAGCCAGAATTGTATGCATCTCAGCTATTGTATAGCTTGGCACTGTTCATTTGTATAAATTGTATATCAGTACAAATAGGTGTCACATGGTTTCTAGCCTTACTATGCTAAGCTACAAGCCAGTGGTGGTAAGCTGATTGCATGAATAAAGTATATGACAAAAACCAAATTATTGCTTCACAATCACCAAATAAGAACCGAGGTTGCATACACTGAGGCAGTCAACTTGATTCACTTTACAGCTCATATTCAGGTTTGTCATGGTTGTCTAAACTGATAAAAGGAGATTCCGTGTAGTGCCTTTGCCTTTGCTCATCCACACAGGGAGATCTAATCTGTAACACAAAGAGCTAATCTAATACATCAATAGCCTGCTAACCCTTTTGAAAGTCTGTCTTTTTTCTCAGGTGGTTTCACTCTAACAACTCCCTACCCTCTCCTCCCCAGATTACTGCGTCTATAACTCATTACTACATAAGTGAATTTGACAGGTTGCTGTTTTCATCTGTGACCCCATAACACCCAAGGCCAGAGGGTGGGACCAATGGTTAGCCTACTCAGAAGCCATGATGGCATCAATAATTTGAATTCTGATTGTACTTTCTGGTTTTATAGATAGTCAAAAACAATGAGAAATATATTACTTGAAAGCTAGTAAGCCAAATTTAATTCAAACTTCCTACAAGGAtatgaaacatttctgtttacaGCGATATCTGAagtctgactttttttctccagtgttttttttttttccagacatgTGTGTTTATAACCAATTAAACAGTCCATAAAGTTAAACCCCAAAGCATCTGAAACAGAGTCAGTCTGATCAGTGATCAAGGTGATAGTAGTGTTGTTTGGAGTGAGAGGCCGTGGCGTCCTGGGAAGCATGTCCAGCAACATAAAAACAGCAGGTTTCAACTACTATCAACAGTTAGAACAAAGACACACCAAAGCGAAAAGCAGCACAACATGATAACAGATGAAAGAAACAGCCTCATTAAAATTCCATTTGTCATGCTGTCTGTTGATCATTTTATCTATAAGTCTATCCTTTACACCACTATCAAAGAGTGTAATTTCAAAAGAATacttcagtgtaaaaaaaaattaaataaataaaaatttccCCAAGAAGGCCGTTCCTTAAAATTCAATTAACTCAGTTCATAAATAAACGTGGGAATTGTATCATCTAAAAGAAGATTTGCATGctcccaccccccctcctcactATTTCTGAGGCAGCGAGTAAACATTTGAAATGGGAGACTAACACTTATGAATATTTCTAAGCTAGTGTTTCAAACCAATATTTGTGAGTCTCCCTCATTCAGATTTAGCATATAATTAAATGCGGGGGGACAAAACAAGGACTTTGATATCTCTGCTCTCTTTGTCCAAAGTCTTTTTTGTACATATTACACGTTTACTGTACTTAGCATACATCTGCAACTGAATTATCCAGATATGCATATACTGTATAGGCTGAAAGTGTGTGGCTCGCTGCCTGTTGGCTCACTagaatttgatttattattcaTGGACAAGTTAAATACCAAGTAATGGAATTAGTTTGTGAATTGCCAAAATGGTTAATTAGCTTCTGCAGCCTGCTCTGTTGTGATCGAATGTATGCTGACGTGTACAGTGTTTATAGATAAGAATGCAACAGGTTTAAAAGTAGACAGTGATATTTAATAGAGTTacattaaaaatgataaatTGGGTGACCGTGAAATCAATTCTTCTCCAGACTCAAAGATGAAGCTGTCCTTGAGCACTCTCGCTTTTGCTGGAAATAGCTAGATTTgaaaaaggagtgtgtgtgtgttaacaacTTTCATGAGTTCTTAATGTTAATCCTCTTAGGTCAGTAGAGCAATAAAACACTCAGCTCAATGCAATTAAAACCTTTTAAAGGCCAGTAGATGCTgcatcctcttcttctcctctctccctgcaTCCGTTGCTTTCGCTCTCCCTTCTTCTTGGCTAGCTAGAGCTATTCATTAGCTCCAGCCCCTATGGCAATGAGAGTCTTTAACCTCCATTAGATCTAATGTTGATATGTTTCCCCAGCAAAGAGCCAAAACAATTAACACCCCTTCTCACATTTCTTTCCCCTTGGCCCCTAACCACATCAAAATCTGGGCCCACCCGTTCATTACCCACCCCTGAGAATGCCCTTGGGAGGAAAGAAGTCAGATCCTTGGCTGTTGTCTTTTGTATGGTATGCAGTTAGAAGCCAGAAAGACTTAAAAGAAACTTGTCATCGATAATGATGTTCTGTGTTTTACCTGCAACGTTGCCTCAGTGTAGCAGCAAACGGGCGATATGTGGATGAAATACCTAATTGTTTAAGTATAATGAGGCAACACCTTCTGCTCTTAGTGTTCGGTGTTGTTTCTTCTACCTTCAGCAGCAAGTGGCTGCAGCATTTTTACTGCAACAACCAAACATTGCTGCATAACCATCGCTGCTGAAATGAACctattatgtgttttatttatatttgtgtgtatgcagcAAGTTGGAAAATGGGTAGAATGTCGATTAGAATTCCTGCCCAATACTAAAGACTAGAAATGCTCAGGTGGTCGGTCACAGCACTTGGCTTCTTGGTGTAATCAAGCATGCACAAAGTTCTTCTTTTGTTTGCGTGTAAACTTTTGTGCCATGTTAGATGTTGGAGTACAATATACTTTAGACTGAAATGACCGCAATAAACTATGTAATGCTTATTTGAACAAAAATCAGGAGCCATAACTGAGCAACCCGTGTtacctcagcagctgctgctctttagTTGTAAGAATgcatacatgtattttttaagGAACTGAAATCAGAGTTATTTTGGTGCAAACCATTGATCATGTATAAACATGGATACCCAAAAGTAAGGCCAAAATATAttgattgccccctggtggctctCTGTAACATAGGTTATTAACCCCACCTCCCTCCATGTTGGTGGACACAACCCATACATTTACATCACATTACAACCTTAAGTAATCCTTAACATACATTTCCCCCAACATGGTTCATGTCTTGTTAGCTAGTTCACATCACACTGGTTGAAGCTTAAACTTTGatacattcatatttaattagttattcttggctaaaaataaaaaagaggaaatgatgTCATCAGCAACCAAAAAGTTGAAAACGGGGTGCAACAGCTACCATGTGGCATCGCCCACAAGTGAGATATTTGGGGTAAACAATAGCCCAGTGGaaaacttatttttttatatttaacctttatttaaccaggtaaaaaaacccattgagatccagatctcatttacaagggtgacctggccaagtggtcagcagcacacgtcaagaacattagaacaacattttaaagttggtaaacaaaatgaaaacagttATCCGAGCAGTAAAAATAAGTGCAGCAATAGAAagatatcttaaaaacacaggcactgatgaatggacgctttttgcctaatgtgtaataaagaattaaagattttaaatgagataagctcagaaatgtttaaatcagtttggagggtattccaggctgaaggggcAGAGTAGCTAAAGGCCCGCTTTCCGTTCTAAACAAACAATCTCCAATATTCTAAATTTTAATAAATTCTTGTAAAATCATTGCTTCAATGCACCACTAATAGAATTTACAATATAATGAACTACCACTCCCATTACTTCTGCAATTACCACTTCTCACCACAGGTGTCCTCATTAAATAATGACTTGTGAACATGCATGCCtagacaaagacaacacacaggTATCTATGTACCTGCGTTCGGAGCAGGGCTAAACTTGTAGAGGCACCTTTAAATTTGGCAAAATTCAAGCCCAGAAGCTCATTGTCTCATCAAAATGTGGAAACACCACCCCTCCAAGTGTTTAGCTGTCAAGTGTATAACGTCTTGACCTTCTAAGACCCAGAATAGACCTCTTTTATTATCCAGGAAATTCCTAGTTTCCTTACCTATAGGTGTGGTGCAGTTGTCCGTGTATCAAATGTCTCATAGTAACACCAGTGGTCCTCTAGGTCTAACTCACAGCTGAATAGTTCAGTTGCTCTGACGCAGTTCAGGGAGAAGCGAAGCtcgagtgtgtgtacatgcatgttACAATAATAAAGGAAAGGCGACAAACAGTGGTGGTGATCCATTAATATCATTGATATTCATCTAATCTCCTCTCTTGAGGGGCAAAGGGAGGTTTGGTTTCAACACTTAATTTGATAATCTGTGAGAAAAGCACAAAAGGAACATTCTAAAGATTCTTAACCTTTCTTCAACTTTGGCACTCCCAGAGGCAGGAAAGGAGTATCTTTCACCACAGTTATTAGTTCACAGAGACACCCTTGACCTCTGCGGTGGTAGCCAACTGTCAACATAACCAGTGTTATTGTAATGCAGGTTACTCTCTTTGACTTCTATTGGAGTCATTCAGGTCTACCTGTTGGCCCGGGTCCTAGAAACCCGAGTTCAGGCATACAGTCGTCTATATAGgttttaattaaactaaaatAAGGGAAAATTACAAGACTTCACTGACATGACCTCAGACTTGGTTTTAAACAGTATGAATGACAGAAGCATGCAGGGTTTTTAGCAACGTTGCAGTTGATCGCAACAAAATAAGACAAAGATAAATAATTGCAGTCATGGAAAATCTACATACtattacaattattattttgacaTTGATATTGTTGTATAAAGTCTGCTTATTAAATTACCACCTGTATGTCAATTACAACCTCTTTATGTCAGAATAAAACAGTTAtatatactgtgtgttttttttccatttgataatggagaaataaacacacacacacacatataaaataaataatgtactTATATAGACTTCCTGTGTGACTTATTAAAAAGCCATTAAGGCATAGCAGCTTATGAAGAGCCTCCTGTATACATCACAAAACTATTGATATGAAAAGAAGAGCCTtttaaacaaagacagagagagatagagagagagagagcgagagagagagaagtcaaaaaTCGTTATGACGACGTGAGTGTGTGCACGTACGTGCGTGCGTAAAAGCGCGCACACCGCATTGTAGCGACGGATACAGATGGTGAAAAAGCCCATCTGTGTTCGAGGCGCTGCATTAGAAGTGAGTGTGATGTGGACGAGCTGAGGAGTGGATGGACGACGAGAGGAACCGGAACAAAGTTCCCCCCCCCCCGTGCTCTCCCCCTCCACCAACCCACACCCTCCGCCCCCAATCCCCCCCCCCGTCTCTCTTTTCTGTTGTAATGCGAGTTTAACAAGACTCAATAAATCAGTTAACGATAATGGTTTAATGCCCTCAACACGTGTCATAGCTTACCAAAtccagcatttttttaaaaacttatttaaaaatatatataaataaaaaataccttTTTAGGAGAAAATGTACAATAAAACCCATATATTTTTGacgttattattattgtggttgttattgttattttcaagcccatttattttatttattaaaatgtattatcTTTCATTTCTGTATAGATATATTTTCTGTTTCCTTACACCTCTCCAGCACAGCCACCATCATATTTAGccccctgcacacacatttccagCGGGTTATCACAATTGCCATTCCTCCCCTCCTTTCTGATGTGTTACCCAGATTACCATCAGTGCCCCTCAGATATTTTTAACAGATCCTCGGCAGCTCGGCAATATCCACTCGGAGCCATCTGGTGCAGATCAAAATCTACTGACTTCTTGGGCTTCAGTCGTTAAGGCATTAAATCTAGATCTACAGAATACCCCCTTTGACTCGGGCTGGTGGGTGATATGAGAATCAAATCAAATAGAAATAGAACAGTTAAAATATGAACACTCTCCCTCCCGTGAGCCACATGGCTGTGTCAGGAGTGGACAGCTAAGCAGAGAGGTGAGTGCCcgaccctttttttttctttctttctgtgtgagCTGGAAATTGGATAAGCAGTTCAAGAGGAGGTGACCAAAactatcagatttttttttccccacttaaaGTCCCCGGAATTTAATTTTTCAAAGCCCAGTTTAATACAGCAAATTCATGATTTGTTAAATGTCCAAAATATATGAACAATAAGCAGATcttaagaaataaatatatgattttaatttaatttaatttttattgtttttttttctttttgttcatgTGCTAAAATTGTTCCACgtcatatttaatttatttagagGCTAAAGGTGCGTAAAACGTTTCATGGCGCGCACAGGGACGTGCAGACTTCACAGCCTGGTGTCTCGGTCTTTGGCTTGTTCCTGGCTTTTCCTCATTCCTTTTCACTCAAAGCAAGGAAACGTGAAGTGACTCTGTTGTTACAAAGGACAACAACAATCTGGTttaagtccacacacacacacacacacacacacactctcacacacacatccaggcaCGCACGCaaagaaacagagggagagagagagagagagagaagaggagggagaggaccTGGGTGATTAATCCTTTATGAACAAAATCAAAGGAAATCAAAACAGAAgtcaataaaaacatacataatTTATAGATTATCTGAAGAAATTTGCATGGATCTTCCTGTTAAATGAAGATCGGTGAACTGTAAGCTTTTAGTTAAGCTTAATTTCTTTAATTAGACATGTGTGAGAATAAAATATGTCTTTGTAATAACGTATTGTGTCTTTCTAATAAGTATATAAAGTTTTTAAAACGTTATATGAGCGGCTAAATTCAACTTTATGAAAAAGACTTCCAGAGAAAATGAGTCactaataaataaaagcaccagCTCGTGTTAGTAAAAACTAATTCCTCGGCGGTGAGGCTTTCCCTTTAATTACAATTTAATTCTATTCAAAGTAAGTTCCTTCTTCTGACGGGTTTACTTCCCCCTGTGTCGGACAGCTGTAAAATCGTGTAGACAGGTTGTCATACAACAATCAAAGCCTTCGCTGAATGGACTCTAATGCTTGAACATTTAACATACAATAAGTCCAAACacggagggagagagtgagagagagagagggggagagagagagagagagagagaaagagagggagagagagagagagagagagagagagagagagaggccccaGCCAATGTGCTCACTCTATATTCACATTATCCACATTGCTCCAAACGAGGAGGAGCTTGCAGGCTCAAGTAGGGGATGCCAATCAAAGCATCAACTTCAAATTGTATCTGAGAGATCAGCCTGGAGACCTCAGGGCCAGGCGCGTCAGTCGGAGCGCAATTGTTGATCTGATCACATCCAGCGGACTTTGCGCGAGAAAAGAGAGGAAGCCGAGATTTAAAGGCGGTTTGTTTTGACTGCATATACCCAGTGCATGTCTGTAGTAGCTGTGACTTTGGCTTAAAACACTTTCCCTCCACTCCTTCGGGTTCccccttttcttccttttttttccaccctcctcgcacactttttttttaaaaaaacgcaCAGTTTGTCGGACGATAGAGCTGTGCGAGACAACGGTGGAGATGTCTTTCCCCCAGCTAGGCTACCCGCAGTACTTAAGTGCCTCCCAGGCGGTGTACGGCAGCGAGAGACCGGGAGTGCTTACGCCTTCATCCCGGGGAGGGAGCAACGAAATCGGTGGAAGTCCGTCCGCCACCGCAGCAGCCGTCACATCGGTGTTAGGCATGTACGCCAACCCGTATGCACACAACTACAGCGCTTTTTTACCGTACACCAGCGCGGACTTGGCTCTTTTCTCACAAATGGTAAGAAtggatgttttcttttgttgtgtttagAGAAGTGCACAGAGGAGGGTTATTTCTTCAGGTCTGAAAAGAACAATCATTTCTTATATGAAGACAAACAGAATGGATGCATGTGCATTTTACaatgtgttttatgttgatTCTTTAACGCAAGTCGCTGCAGAGTTGTTCGATTTTTGTTGGTCTCTCGGTGTGTTTGGCTGCAAACTGCAAAGTTTGTCAGATCAGTAGAAAATCCTATATATAGAAAAATACGGGTTGAAATATTCTCCCTGTTGTTTATTAAGAAAATGTGGATTATTTCCTTAAATAAAACTACAATGAGcgcacaagaaaaaaagaaactgaaaaaaagttGCTTCTGAgacatttttgcttttttttaatttgttgcaAAAACAATTCTGTGTAACAAAagatctaaaagtaaaaaatgCACATTATATTCAAGAAGCTATACGTTCgcttaaatgtaaatgtgtgtgtgtgtgtgtgtttggtctaAACACATTGGTGATAATAATTAACTTGGCAGTGTGTTCGTGTGTTTggccaatgtgtgtgtgtgtgtgtgcagtatagGCCCAGAGACAGCGTGTGCTGAGCTAAAGTTTCAAAACAAGACATATTATCTAAAATACGAGCTCCTGCGTTCCATGAATTGACGCTTGACGGCTTCTCCAAAGCAAATAGGAGCAACCCGGGGGATTCAATCCGGCAACAGAAGTATGAGACTGTGACGCGCGGAGGAAAAACTTCACTTATAGGCCGTCAGGCTGCTTTGTAGGGGTGCAGAGGGGAGCTGGCCAGGTAGCATCTATATATTAAAGCTGTCAACTGTTTGTTTACAATCAACTTTCTCTCGCCCTGCTCACTTTATTATGCGGATGATGTATGAAGAACATttgccagtaaaaaaaaagtctgtgagAGAGCAGGTGCCGCAGGCCTAGCATGTGGCATGTTGCAAGTTGAGAAGCTTATTTGTGGAAAGCTCTGAGTCAGGTGCAACTGTAActccaggatttttttttgataGAGGTCATTTTAGGTGTTTGAATTATGGATGAAATGCGTTTTTGATACGTTGTAAAACATTGCAGCACatcaatctatttttttttctaagtttGCCACGAGTAACACATTATCCTTGATATTTAAAGGGGTCCCAGTATGAGCTGAAGGACAGCCCTGGCGTCCATCCTGCCAGCTTCGCTGCCCACACGTCTCCTGCTTTCTATCCATACGGCCAGTTTCAGTACGGGGATCCGGCCAGGCCCAAGAACGCCACCCGAGAGAGCACCAGCACCCTGAAAGCCTGGCTCAACGAGCACAGGAAAAATCCATACCCGACGAAGGGGGAGAAGATCATGCTGGCCATCATCACTAAAATGACGCTGACGCAGGTCTCCACCTGGTTCGCAAACGCCAGGAGGAGGCTTAAGAAGGAGAACAAGGTGACCTGGGGAAGCAGGAGCAAAGAAGGTGGAGAGGACGGTAACTTGTTCGGCAGTGGAGACGAGGCGGAGAAAAACGAAGACGAGGAGGAGATTGATTTGGAGAGCATAGATATAGACAAAATAGACGACAACGACGGGGATCAAAGCAACGAGGATGATGACGATAAATCAACAGAGGGGAGCAGGGACCACAGGGGCGGTGTCGGAGCGGCTGGAGAGTTGGACAGCTTGGAGAAAAGACGGGCCTTCGCCCTGCAGGCCCACGAGGCCTTTGAAAAATCTAAGAGCACTATTTCAGTTCTCCCGGGGAGTAAAGAGAACTCGGacggcaacaacaacaacaccacaagAGTTTTGTCTCCGGACAGACCTGGGAGCTTTCCTCTCCCTTCTAACAATAAGCCCAAAATATGGTCTTTAGCAGAGACCGCTACTAGTCCCGATAGTTCATCCCAGAAACCCACGTCCCCCTGTGGCCCAGGAGCCACCACGCACCCATCAGCGCCCCACCATCAAATCCAAACGCACCCGGCCTTCCTGCCCAGTCATGGACTGTACACTTGCCAGATTGGAAAGTTCCATAACTGGACAAATGGGGCTTTCCTGGGCCAGAACTCCCTGCTGAATGTCAGATCGTTTCTGGGAGTAAACcagcaccatcaccaccaccacaaccaccacctaccggctcagcagcagcagcagcagcagccgacATCAGTGGTGGTGTCACCGgttgcagcttcagcagcactCAGCAACGACAGCAAGGCCGCGTCAGAGACCCACAGTCCAAAGCACATAGgtacacacgcacacgcactgTTTTGACACGCACGCGcaaagaattttattttgaaagtactcAGATTTGTAGTGTTATATGATTGTTTTAATAGTGCCtgttactgtttatttttacaatatcaaagcacagtgcacacacatacacacacactcagacacatcCTCAATATTTACAAACTAgcaaacactttttaaaaagagaaataaaatgtGGGCCTGTATTTAATCCAGCGTGTAAATACTGACATGtgtatctgttttatttttagaccATGAAAACGGTGTAAGGTCTGAATCACCTCCAACGCAGACCCTGAAGTCTTCCTTTAGACCCATCCACGACAGGTGAGacaagtttctctctctctctctgaagtaCAGACACGTtgacataatttaaaaaaataaaaagtgaatttcaaatgacatgattattgcatatttaaaaatacataccTTATTTTTATGGCAATATTGCTAACAGCATTTAATAGAATGCCGAATTTAGGCCTTAAAGGCCTAAATTAAGCATGAATATATGAACAAATTATTATTAGTTATAATTCAAAATATATTCTAATTAAACGGCTGCAAAAACCTATAGTAACTGCTTTCCtgtataaatctttttttttaaatattttacttaATATACTACGTAATATTActacaaaagaaacaaaaatttgaaaaaaaatacagtttgttttgCGGGTGACAGGGGTCTTGACTCCCATCCCACACCCCCTTTAATTCTTCCCCTCTGGGGAGAGTGTGGCTACTTATCAAGTCACCGAGTAAAACGGGCTCTGTCTGGGCTGTGTGCTTTCCCTAAAGACCCATGGGAGACCCGGAGCCCAGGGGAGCGCTCTACCccaaagaagaaaaggaaaaaagttcACCTCTGTATTTAAGTGTTAGCCGACAAAATACCACCTCTATCTGTGCAAAATGATAATAACTTCAAATTATTAAGAATACACAAAGCAGGTAGtccttattatttttattattataattactaTTATTACTGTTTTGAAGGAGGACTGCCGTCTGTTtctactcaaaaaaaaaaaaatctgttcagCCAGGCACTTGAGATGCATATTGGAACCCGCTGTCCAAACACGGCGGGGGTATTTATCTACCTTTCTGTATTATTCTTTATCCAGATCCTCTCTGCCTTCCAGCGCCAGGAGTCCACAAGACGCCACGCAACGGGTCCTCACTGCCCTTTCTTCGGCTTGatcaagacattttttttcgtgctttaaaaaaaagaagaagaaaaaaaatagaaaaaaagacttTACACTCCCTAAAAAGGACAATGACGAATAATAATGCAGCGTAGCATTCAGTCGGTACAGAACAAATGGCGTAATTTGGTAATATcctgtggatggatggattactTCCTCTATTGTTGTGTAGCCTATAATCGCGCCTATAAtgttactctctctctctctatctctctctccacttTGCCCAGGCAGGCTGGGACATTTTGGTAGGctttttattatgattatgattattattattataattatttttttgtctctatCTTGTGTTTTTTGGTGTCCTTTCTTTAATGTAAATACCAAGTGATTTAAATTTGTAAATAGGAAACGTTGAAGGAATTTGTCCAGATCGTATATTTTGCTTAATAAACTAAATGAAATTATAGAGAAAACCTACGATTCTCAGcctacattattattatttttacatgattattattattattattattattattattattattattgcgacgtaaattattattataaacaaaTGTTGGTGTGGTAccaatttaattatttatttatttattttttttttaaaaaggctgGGAACtggatggagggggggggggggacaaaaaATATATTGGCAGTCTGCATGCAACCAGGCTTAATTTTATTCAAGTTTGGGAGGAAAGCAGCGTGGATGCATTGAGGTGCTAATAAGTGTCCAGATGGTTGCTGGTGACAGAAAATGGACAGGAGCAGCTGGGAAGGTCATTAAGTAATAATATGGGAACGCCCAGTCCAAACAAAATCAAATGGTTAAAATCTAATCTGTCAGAGGGAGAAGTCGATTCGAAgataaattattaatattttcttttttttttaggagggggggggggggaggagaagGCTGACACCCTGTGGGACCCTGTGGAGCAGGGTCACTGTTTTTGGGGGCCCTGTCTGTTCCGAAGCTGATAGTGATCATTACCTTATAAAAGCGGCTTCTTTGCTCCTCAATCGGTGACCAAAAAGCAAATATTGATTTACCACAAC contains:
- the irx1a gene encoding iroquois-class homeodomain protein IRX-1a; translated protein: MSFPQLGYPQYLSASQAVYGSERPGVLTPSSRGGSNEIGGSPSATAAAVTSVLGMYANPYAHNYSAFLPYTSADLALFSQMGSQYELKDSPGVHPASFAAHTSPAFYPYGQFQYGDPARPKNATRESTSTLKAWLNEHRKNPYPTKGEKIMLAIITKMTLTQVSTWFANARRRLKKENKVTWGSRSKEGGEDGNLFGSGDEAEKNEDEEEIDLESIDIDKIDDNDGDQSNEDDDDKSTEGSRDHRGGVGAAGELDSLEKRRAFALQAHEAFEKSKSTISVLPGSKENSDGNNNNTTRVLSPDRPGSFPLPSNNKPKIWSLAETATSPDSSSQKPTSPCGPGATTHPSAPHHQIQTHPAFLPSHGLYTCQIGKFHNWTNGAFLGQNSLLNVRSFLGVNQHHHHHHNHHLPAQQQQQQQPTSVVVSPVAASAALSNDSKAASETHSPKHIDHENGVRSESPPTQTLKSSFRPIHDRSSLPSSARSPQDATQRVLTALSSA